One segment of Mangifera indica cultivar Alphonso unplaced genomic scaffold, CATAS_Mindica_2.1 Un_0002, whole genome shotgun sequence DNA contains the following:
- the LOC123205208 gene encoding exopolygalacturonase-like yields the protein MENMMKFIVAKFVLVLLVSTTRAHTVFDVTAEGAKPEGDASQALMAAWGKACACTEPSKILIPKGLFLLSPVTLQGPCKCAVELEVQGTLKASSDNKAGKEGGWVTFQRIDQFTLTGEGIFDGQGEKAWGACGTNFCDKLPINIRFDFLNNSLVQGITSLNSKQFHINVLGCNNLTFQSVHVTAPAESLNTDGIHIGRSCGVNIIDTIIHTGDDCVSIGDGAKNVSVTNVECGPGHGIAIGSLGKFENEEPVLGITIKNCTLNNTDNGVRIKTWPASTDNTASSIHFEGINMNNVSNPILIDQVYCPWNRCNAKVPSRVKLSDISFKNIKGTSSTPLLMKLVCSSGIPCEAVEVADIDIKYTGVGPTQAQCTNVKPTISGVMSLPECTEAVAPTAAVAAGPAA from the exons atggAAAACATGATGAAGTTCATAGTGGCGAAGTTTGTTTTGGTACTACTTGTGTCAACAACTAGAGCTCACACAGTTTTTGACGTTACAGCAGAAGGTGCAAAACCTGAAGGTGATGCCAGCCAG GCTTTAATGGCTGCATGGGGCAAAGCATGTGCTTGCACTGAACCTAGCAAAATTCTTATTCCAAAAGGACTATTCTTATTAAGTCCAGTGACTTTGCAAGGTCCATGCAAGTGTGCTGTTGAGCTTGAGGTTCAAGGCACCCTTAAAGCCTCGTCCGATAACAAAGCTGGGAAGGAAGGTGGCTGGGTCACTTTCCAGCGTATCGATCAATTCACATTGACAGGAGAAGGAATTTTTGATGGACAAGGAGAAAAAGCTTGGGGTGCTTGTGGCACAAATTTTTGCGACAAACTTCCCata AATATAAGGTTCGACTTCCTCAACAACAGTCTTGTTCAGGGTATAACATCATTGAACAGCAAACAGTTTCATATTAACGTCCTGGGTTGCAACAACCTAACTTTTCAATCTGTTCATGTTACTGCACCCGCTGAGAGCCTCAACACAGACGGAATCCACATTGGAAGATCTTGTGGAGTTAACATAATAGACACAATAATCCACACCGGTGATGATTGTGTCTCCATTGGCGATGGTGCCAAAAATGTATCAGTCACCAATGTAGAATGCGGACCTGGTCATGGTATCGCTATTGGAAGCTTAGGAAAGTTCGAGAATGAAGAACCAGTGTTAGGAATCACTATCAAGAATTGCACTTTAAATAATACTGACAATGGAGTTAGAATAAAAACTTGGCCAGCTTCTACTGACAACACTGCATCTAGTATTCATTTTGAGGGCATTAACATGAATAATGTCAGCAACCCTATCCTCATAGATCAAGTATATTGTCCATGGAATCGATGCAATGCAAAG gttccATCACGTGTTAAGCTCAGTGACATTAGCTTCAAGAATATTAAAGGCACTTCGTCAACTCCCCTTCTCATGAAGCTTGTCTGTAGCAGTGGTATACCATGTGAGGCGGTGGAGGTTGCtgatattgatattaaatacaCAGGAGTTGGACCAACACAAGCTCAATGCACTAACGTCAAGCCCACCATTTCTGGTGTGATGAGCCTGCCTGAATGCACTGAAGCAGTAGCACCCACAGCAGCAGTAGCAGCAGGACCCGCAGCCTAA